The stretch of DNA TACTCGACGCTGACAACGGCGTTCACGGTGCCGTCGAAGCTGCCGAAGAACTCATTCGCACTGGACGGCAAATGGACCCTCGGCACGCAATCGATCACGCCGACGGATGCCGCGGCCCAGGTAGTCCTGAACTACTCGGCGCGCGACGTGATGATGGTGCTTTCTGGAACGGGGACGGTGAGCTACACGACCGGTGGCGTCACAAAGACGTTCGACGTGACAGGGACGCCGAACGCGTATCCGTTGCTCTCGACCAAGGACGTCGGGTCCGGTACCCTCACCGTGACGCTGTCACCCGGCCTCACCGCCTACTCGTTCACCTTCGGATAAGCGCGGCTTTCGCCCCAGAGCGCAGAACGGCGCCATCCGGAACATCCGGATGGCGCCGTTTCGATCGGGCGAAGACGACCTAGCCCTGGTAGGCCCAGGTGCGCACGTAATCGACCTGGAAGTCGAGGTTCTGCGTCCAGTCCTTGTGGGCCGGGTCAGGCAGTCCCCAGTACTTTTCCGACGGTCCGACGTGCAGGTTCAAACGCATGTGCAGGGGCGAACCGAAGTACTTCGCGTTCCAGAGATTCGGGCTCGCCGCCGGCGTCGTGGTCATGATCTTCTTGCCATCGATGATGATCGAGGCGTAACTCGGCGTGAGCTCGAAGGCGAAGGTGTGGAACCCATCCCAGATCGGAGTGGGGGCCCCGAAGTCAGAGTGGTGCCAGATGTACTTCTCGTTCCCGGCACCGGAGGTTTGGGTGTGCACAGTGGTGGTGGCGGTGTTGATGCGCTGGCCACCCGGGGCTGCCTTATCGTTGTAGCCCCAGGCCTCCATCATGTCGATCTCACCGGACTGCGAGTTGCGCAGCCAGAATGCGGCGAGGGCGCCGTAGGTCTTCGGGCCGGTCGGAACCTTGGCCTTCATCTCCCAGCGTCCGTACTGCTGACCCTTCGACACATCGCCGGGACGCAGTGAACGCTGGTCCATGTACGCGGTCTTGTGCCAGAGCTCGGTCGGTCCGGTCTGGTTCGCCGGACGGATGACGGGGGTGTCGAGCCAGGTGGCCTTCAGGTGAGCAACGCCGTTGGCGTCAACAGAGACCTGGTCTTTGCTGGGTACGGCTGCGTCGAACAGGAGCCCCAGGTCGCTGCGGTCACGCACGTTCCATTTGGTGGGGTCGATGGCTGGCTTCTTCGACGTCGGATCGACATAGTCGAACTCGTCACGCCAACTCGGCGCTCCCCAGCCGGGGATGTTTCCCGTCGAGGACTCGGGCTGTTCGGGAGCCGGAGCCACCGGAACTTTCGTCGGAGTCGGAGCCGGCGTTGCCGTCGGTGTGGACGTGGGCTTCGGCGTGGGCGTGGGCGCGGCCGGGGTGGTCGGTGTGGGGGTGGGAACGGCCGCAGTGGAGCGAACCATTGTAAGTTGCGCGTCAAACGTCGAATTAGGGGTGTTCCGCCAGTTGGACTGCACCTGTACAGAGATGAGATTGGAGCCGGCCTTGAGCGCTGACGCAGGAATCGTCGCCGTCACTTTGGCAGCCTGAGCTGCCGTGCTCTGCGGGGCAGCAGTCGCATAGCTGGTGTCTTTGATCGTGCCGGTGGGAAGATTCTTGCGAACGACTTCCTTTCCGTTCACGTAGACAATGACTCCGTCATCGGCCCAGGTGGTGAGCGCAACTCCAGCGGCCGGCACCTCCGGGAGAGTGAAACTCTTCTGGAAATAACTGGCGAGAGGCTTCGTCGCGAAGCTGTTCTTCAGTGTCGTGCCGAGCGGCCCAGCGTTGGTGCCGAAGCCGAGGGGCGCTTTGCCGGCGGCCCAGCCGGCCACTTTCGAGGACGTCCAGGTTGCGGCGGGTGCCGACGTGCCACGGAAGTAGGACCAGTCAGCACTGCCAAAGCCAATAAGAGTGGTCGTGCTGTTGGTCGCGGCAGAAGCTGCAGCCTTCGGTGCGGTGGCCCGGGGGGATGGCGCAGCGGTCGCCGCCGCGGTGGGAATGAGAACGGCGCCGACGAGGGCGCCGACTATGAGCATGGGGGTAAGAATTTTGGTGCGCACTACTGCCTAACGTTACGTATGGAATGTCCGTCGCTCGGCCCAATGGTTTTCAGGCAAGAGGGAAGCCACGGTACGCGAGCATTTCTGCAAAACTACTGTGCCGATCCGGCGAACTCTGGCCACACGCACGCCAAAACGAGAATTATTTTCATTTTTTTTGCATTGATCACTCGTGACGATCACTATTACTGCGTCGAGCGCCCGGGGGCGGCCCTTTTCGGCGTGTCGAAAAACTTTGTCGGTGCACCGGGCCAGGCGTTCACCGCAGCCGATGCCGTCGTTGCCGCCCACGAAGAGCATCAGGGACCGCGGGTAGAGTTGGGCAATGACTTCGAACCCTGAAACGCCGTGGCACCCTGACGACGTTTCGGCACCCGATGACGTCGATTTCTTCGAGCAGTTCGGCCCGCCGCCCGAAGAATACGACGCTCCGCCGCCCCCCTCGGAATATGACTATGCGGCGTCTTCTGGTGCCGGATTTACCGGCGCGGCATCCGGTTCTGCACCACGGACCCGGCCCAACCCGGCTCCGATTCGACCGGCATCGGCGAAGTTCGCCACCGCCGCCGAAGCGCTACACACAGTCTTCGGCTACGACTCATTCCGGGGCGAACAGGCCGCG from Leifsonia psychrotolerans encodes:
- a CDS encoding glycoside hydrolase family 16 protein, which produces MLIVGALVGAVLIPTAAATAAPSPRATAPKAAASAATNSTTTLIGFGSADWSYFRGTSAPAATWTSSKVAGWAAGKAPLGFGTNAGPLGTTLKNSFATKPLASYFQKSFTLPEVPAAGVALTTWADDGVIVYVNGKEVVRKNLPTGTIKDTSYATAAPQSTAAQAAKVTATIPASALKAGSNLISVQVQSNWRNTPNSTFDAQLTMVRSTAAVPTPTPTTPAAPTPTPKPTSTPTATPAPTPTKVPVAPAPEQPESSTGNIPGWGAPSWRDEFDYVDPTSKKPAIDPTKWNVRDRSDLGLLFDAAVPSKDQVSVDANGVAHLKATWLDTPVIRPANQTGPTELWHKTAYMDQRSLRPGDVSKGQQYGRWEMKAKVPTGPKTYGALAAFWLRNSQSGEIDMMEAWGYNDKAAPGGQRINTATTTVHTQTSGAGNEKYIWHHSDFGAPTPIWDGFHTFAFELTPSYASIIIDGKKIMTTTPAASPNLWNAKYFGSPLHMRLNLHVGPSEKYWGLPDPAHKDWTQNLDFQVDYVRTWAYQG